The nucleotide sequence TATTCGCTGCCGTGTCTAATGTGCCCACTACTACTCCTTGGAATTTTTCGATCGCATTAATCATGATTTTTGCCAATTTATTTGCTTTCATCGTGGGTTATTTTGCGATTCAAAAAACAGGGCAAGGTCCCAGTTTACCGCTTCCTCAACTGGCTTCTAAAAAAAGCTTTGGTCTTCCTGAACTCTTAGCAACCGCTAGTTTTGGCCATATCCTAGGTGCAGGAATCATCCTAGGTTTATCTAGCTCAGGTATCCTCTAAATAACAAGCATTGGGCGGAATCTTTTCCGCCCCCTAAACCAGTCGCATCCGTAATTATCTGGCTGAAGTCTAGGACATAAAAGTCGAAGAACGAACCTTAATGCCAATTTCGATTTTTCCATTGCCGAGCATATCCACCCCGGCAACACTAAACATATTAGCTTTAACACCCATTTTTTTAAAATTAGTTTGCAGTTCTTCTATCATTACTTTTTCGATTTTGGCCTCATCATCAGCCACAGCATGGAGAACTTTAGCACCAAGAGAGCCTATGTGCTGTTTAATTAACTCTTCCACATTGGTAATTTCGATAATAATCATGAGTTTTTTTGATTAAGGTTATTAAATACAGCTTACAAAGGCGGATATTGTCTGCTTATGGGCGTTTGCCCGGATTACCAGGACCCGGCATTTTTTTGAGAGGAAGTTCAGGAGAAACAGCACCGGTAGGAGACGCTTTTTGGTTCATCTGTTGTCGTCCCTTACGAACAATGGTAAGCATTTCGGCCAATTGTTGCTCAAGATTAGAAAAAATATTATCAGCATAATCAAAAGCCCCATCTTCAATATCATGACATTCAGCTAAGGCTTGTTGACGTATTTGCTGAAGTTCCTGTTCGGCTGTACGGCGCATCTGCTCAATTTCAGTAATGGTTTTTTCTTGAACCTCTTCGCATTCCTGCTGTACCTGTTGTCTAATTTGACTGGCTTGTCGTTCAGCCTGCTGTATAATTCCGGTTTCGTCTAAGATTTGAGCGGCTCGTTGTTGAGCAGATTGAACAATCTGTTTAGCATAATCCTGTGCTTCTAGGATAATTTCTTCCTCTTGCTCGAGTAAAGCTTGAGCTTTTTTGATCGACTCTGGCAAGCTATCACAAATCATTTCGATTTGATCTAACAATTTATCTTCATTAATTAATCGTAATCTCGTGAAAGGAATCTGAGAACTTTCGGTCATGATGATTTCTTGTAGTCGTTCGAGTTCTTGGAGAATCTCAAAATCGACTTCATGACGACGGGGAGCTTCTTTGGGCTGATTTTTGGGAGAAGGACTACGGGAGGAAGAGTTTCGGCGTGACATGGGCAAAGAATGGGGGCTTAAATTGGACATATTGAGTAATTTAACTGTAATATAGCGCGATGTCCCGAGCGACATTTTCAGGAACTAAATGAGAAACTGAGCCACCGAATTTAGCAATTTCTTTGACAATGCTACTACTTAAAAAGCTATATTCTTTGGCCGTTGCTAAAAATACTGTTTCTATCCCATCCCAGAGAGTGACGTTAGTGTGAGCCATTTGGAGTTCTTTTTCAAAATCAGAAAGCACCCTTAACCCTCTCAGCAAAACATTAGCCTTTCGTAATTTAGCATATTCCACTGTTAATCCTGTAAAACTGTCTACTTCTACATTGGTTAGATGTTGAGTACATTGGCGGATTTGCTCAACTCGTTTTTCTACGGGAAACAGAGGGTTTTTGTTCGGATTGCATGATACCGTGACGATGACACGCTCAAATAATTGCCCGCCTCGTGTGATGATATCCAAATGTCCTAAAGTAATGGGATCGAAACTACCGGGGTAAATCGCTATCACAGGTTTGATAAAGCACTTTCAAGTTTTATCTGTGTGTTATTATTTCTTGCCGCGCTCCTTTTAGGCAAGGGGGAAATTTCCCGCTAGAAGCACTTAGAAATGGGGAATAAGCTTATAAATAAAAGAAACAACCCTTTTTTAAGCTTAATTATCTTAAAAACTTCACTAACCCATCCACTAGCTATGGCTCTAGGGCTAATGAGTTAACCGCTAAGTATTTACTTGAATTTTATAAGCTGATAGTTTCCTTTTGGGTTTTTAAACTGGTGCAGGGCTACCAAGGAAGTTGAGAATAAACTGCCTCAGAAATGGCAGGGATTTCAGGATACAACCCTCTTCCTGACTGAATTATGCCAAAGATACAGGCTGTTAGAGTTCCTAAAAAGATAGTATTATTTAAAGTCAAAATAAATAAACTATTATCAACTAAAATTTGACCCAAAAACTGCAAAATCAAACTACATAATATTAAAGCAATATCTATTAAAATTGCTTGTAAAGTATTAAAGCGAATAAAACGATTGACCCGTTCATTTCTGACTACAGCAAAAAACAAAACAAAGAAGATAATTAATCCGCCAAAGGGAAGGCTATAATACAAAGAAATTAGAGGGGATAAAGGGAGATAAATTAATCCTAAAAAGGGAATCTGCTTCAGCAAAGAGATGCCAAAGGGTAAAGCATAAATCAAAGGCAGTATATAAACCAAGGCCGATAGTATGCGATCTTTAACCTCTGCCGTTGCTGGTGTTGTCATGCTTTAACTCTCCTGTTGATTGTATACAAACACTTAAAGTTTATAATAGCAAGTTGATTGAATAATCACTGTCTCCTTTTGAAAATTTTATTTCTCTGTTTTAAGATCAGGATTTGGGGCAAAGGAGTGTAATCCTAATTTTCTCTAATACTGCATCTAATGGCTCATCCAGTGGTGCCGAGTGCTACCCCCTAGCTCTCTTTAGTTAACGGCGGGGTTGAAAATAACGGGAAAACCCAAAGTCTTCAAACTCCCCCAAAAGAGAGATTATGGCGAATCATAGTTTCTGGCTCCATAACCTCCAATTTGAACCCTAGTACCCCGTTGACCGTTTAAAATCTCTGCTCCATCCTCTAACTTTCCAATACCAGCGTAACCTCCTGTAGCCTCCACAAACCGACAAGCGGCTTCAACTTTTGGCCCCATAGAACCGGCAGCAAAATGCTCTTGTCTGAGGGCAGTTGAGGTAACTTCTCGTAACAGTTGAGCCTCTGGAGTCCCCCAATGGTGATAAACTCCCTCTACATCAGTCAACAGTAACAAAGCATCAGCCTTGAGGTTGATAGCCAAAAGGGCAGCAGCTAAGTCTTTATCAATAACGGCCTCAATGCCGCCAATCGCGCCGCCAGGGGTGATCATCACTGGAATTCCCCCTCCCCCGGCACACACCACCAACGCCCCAACTTCCACCAATAAGCGGATGGTCGCTAATTCTAGAATCTGTTTCGGTTCTGGAGAAGGTACCACGCGACGATATCCGTCCCCATCGGCACAAATGGCCCATCCCCTCTGTGCGGCTAACTGTTGTGCTTCGGTTTTTAAATAAACTGGCCCGATAGGTTTTGTCGGTTGGCTAAAAGCACTATCGTGAGGGTCCACTGCGATTTGAGTTAATAAGGTCACTACCTGTCGGTCTTTGAGATGGTTCCGTAATTCTTGTTCGAGAAGATAACCGATCATTCCCTCGGTTTGAGCATCGAGAACATCGAGAGGATAGGGGTTTACCCCCTTATAAGCTTCGGCCTGTAGAGCGAGTAATCCCACTTGGGGACCGTTTCCATGAGTGACAACTACGGTATGATTTTCGGCAATTTCGGCGATGACGGCGGCGGCGGTTTGAATATTCTGCCGTTGCACCTCGGCTTCTAGGGGTTGCCCCCGTTTTAAGAGGGCATTACCCCCAAGTGCTATGACAACGCGCATAGCTCCCTCCCCATTAAAGCCTGACGAATCAAAAATTGTTCCACTAAATTGCTTAATTTTGGCTGTCCCACTTCGGCAAATTCGTAATGAGCGCGAATAATGGGCTTATTGACTTGGATTAAGTTAACGAGGTTACTGGGGGTAGCCGCTACCACTACGTCGGCCTCAGCGCGGTTGATGGTTTCTTCTAAAGCTTTTAATTGAGTGGCAGAATAACCCATCGCCGGCAAGACTCGACCTATATGGGGGTAAGCATGATAAACCTCTGCTATTTCTGGCACGGCATAGATTCGAGGGTTAATAATTTCTTTGGCGGCGGCGCGAGTGGCGGCTACATAACCGGCTCCATAAGCCATTCCTCCATGAGTGGTAGTGGGTCCATCTTCTACGACTAATACTCGGCGGTCTCTGACGGCTTCTGGGTCTTCTAAGGCGATAGGAGATGCAGCCCTAACAATAGTGGCTTTGGGGTTTACCATCTGAACGGCTTCTTGGACTTTTTGAATATCCGCATCGGCGGCTGAGTCCACTTTGGCAATCACCACAATATCGGCCATGCGTAACACCACTTCTCCCGGATGATGGGTGGTTTCATCTCCAGGCCGCAGAGGATCGACTAAAACCAAATGAAGGTCCGGGCGAATGAAAGGAAAATCATTATTTCCGCCATCCCATAGGATAATATCGGCTTCTGAAGCCGCTTGTTCGATAATTAAACCATAGTCAACCCCGGCATAGACAATATTGCCCATATCGATGTGAGGTTCATATTCTTCTCTTTCTTCGATGGTACAATTAGCGCTGTTTAGGTCTTCATGGGTAGCAAAATGCTGAACCATTTGCTTTTCTAAGGACCCATAGGGCATGGGATGCCGAATGACGGCGACTTTTAATCCTTGATGCCGCAGCAGTTTAGATAACCAACGGGCTGTTTGAGATTTCCCGCAACCTGTACGCACGGCTGAGACAGCAATAACAGGGACTTGCGCTGATAACATGGTTCGTTCGGGGCCGAGTAAGAGAAAATCTGCCCCCGCAGATAGGGACCTTGAGGCTAGGTGCATGACTTCAGCGTGGGTTAAGTCACTGTAGGAAAAGACTACCTGATCGATTTTTTCTCGTTTGATCAGGTTTTCGAGTTCGCTTTCTTCAAAAATGGGGATACCGTCAGCATACAGAGAACCGGCTAAACAGGGAGGATAGCGACGCTTGGCGATGCCTGAGATTTGGGCGGCGGTAAAGGCCACCACTTCCACGAGGGGGTTATCTCGATAAACTTGGTTGAAGTTATGAAAATCTCGACCTGCCGCTCCCATGATGATCAGCCGCTTACGCATTGGTTTATTATTCATTTGTCATCCTCCGATTATTAAATTGTTGCTTCTGAAGTTCCCTATTGATGGCAAAATTCACTCCTGAATGGAATTGAACCCGCTTGAATTTTGATGATGATAATTTTTGACTTTTTCGGGGTTTTTCGTCACAAAAATTAATAAATTTTATCTTGATCCCTATGTATCTATTCTCATTATAAACCCCTGAACAGTAAATAAGACCCCTTTTCCCTTCGGCGGGGTTTACAATAAGTGGAACGGTTAATCAATACCAGCGACAACAGAAGTTAAACGGGTTGGTCGTTGAGTAAACTTTCTACCACTCGATTTAACCCTACAGAATTGGACGCTTTAAATAAAATGCGATCACCGGGTTTGATCATTTCCTGTAGCTGTTGGACTAATGCTTGATGGGTTTGCCAACACTGGGTGGTCACCCCATCAGCACCGACAGCAATTTCTTGGGCTTGTGGATCATCAGTTAATACTAATAAATGATCGATATTTAGCCGCTTAACGGTTTCTCCCACCTGGCGATGAAATTGAGGCGAGTGATCGCCAAGTTCTTTCATGGTGCCTAAAACGGCGATGTGGCGTTGCCCTGGGGTTTGTTTGAGTAATTCGAGGGCGGCTATCATGGATTCTAATCCAGCATTATAGGTTTCATCGAGAAGGAGGACATCATTGGGGAGTTGATGACGACGTGAGCGCCCACTGGGTAAATTTACGGTTAAGCCTTCTGTTAAGGGAGTCCAGTCGAGGTTAAGCACTTTTGCCACTGCTAGGGCTGCAAGGTAATTAAGGGCATTATGCCGTCCGGGTATGGGTAGGGGAAAATTGATGCCTTCTACTCTCAAGGTTTGAGCATCAATCAGTTGCCCGACTAAATCTCCTCCTTCTAAGCCATAAGTCAGGGTTTCTCCTTGCCAAACCTTGTGAGCGGTTTCTATTAATAGAGGATTATCATGATTGAGAATCGCTATGGTATCAGGTGACATCTGTTCGAGTAGCTCACATTTGGCGGCGGCGATCGCTTCGGTTGATCCGAGTCGTCCAATATGAGCGGTTCCCACATTAGTAATGATACCTAGGGTCGGGCGGGCGATTTCGGTTAATAAGGCTATTTCTCCTTTGGCTCGCATTGCCATTTCAATTACTGCATAATCATGGCTTTTATCCAATTCTAATAAAGTTTTGGGAACGCCAATTTCATTATTATAATTTGCTCTAGTTTTATGGACTTTTCCTCTCTGTGATAAAACTGCCGCTATCAATTCTTTAGTTGTTGTTTTGCCTACTGACCCCGTTACAGCAATGACTGGAATGGTCAATTGATTGCGCCACCAATGAGCAATTTTTTGATAAGCATTCAAAGTATCTTTAACAATAAACTGAGGTATATTCTTAGAAGCAATTACGGGAACCTCTCTATCGACAATGATAGCAATCGCGCCTTTTTCCACCGCTATTTCAGTGAATTCATATCCGTCAAAATTCTTTCCCCGTAAGGCTACAAAAATTTCACCATCACTAATTTCACGACTATCAGTGGTGATTCCGGTTACCGTTTTTTCAGAAAATATAGCAAGTAAATTAGTTTCTGGTAATTCAAGGATATTACTGAGTTGCTTCAAAGAAATTTGACTGAGCATATAAGGTATGATTACTGAATTAAATCTACAAAAGGGTTGAATGTTAGTTTTTTTTAAAGGAGTGATCTAGATCACATACAAAAATGATTTAAAAAGTTATTTTAGAGATTACAATATCTTGATATATTAGCTATAATAAAGTAAAGGGTGACTCTGGCATAGAGTAACCATTGTCCCATAAATTGGGGTAATGTGATCATTGAGTGATCATTAACAAACCAGCTAACTTAGAGAGTTGGGACCTCAAGAGGCAAGACAAACAAGCTATAGAATATTAAGGAATGAGGGTTGGGGAAGCATCAATGATAAACGTTCATTGGAGGATAGTCAATCGATTAAACCACAAGAGTGTAGAACTTGTTCCACGCGCGAGTCAGTTACGATTAACTATCTTACAGCCCCAATATAGAGCCGGTTAACAAAGGAGGGCTGATTAAAATGTCAGTATCTACTCATAAATTTGAGGATAGACAATCTAGACAACAGGAGCAACTCCTATACGATTATCTACTAGGTCGAGTACAAACTGATACTCCTGAGAATTTGCTCGAGGAGTTTCGAGAGTTATTTATTGAAGGCAGGGGCTTTCGAGAAGCTCAAGTTTACACGGCGCTGGAAAATCTCATTAAAGCTAAAGATGCACAAGAGCGGTTTTATTATTGCTTTAATCGTTGCTGCCACATTCTGGTTAACCGTTGGCAAATGCTGCCGCAGCATCAGCAAGCTATTCCAGAATTAGTTAAATTATTAGAGAATTTAGTCCCAGCGCGGCAAGGAGTCTCGACGACACCAAACCGGTTGCGGTTGTTGGTAAAGGAATTTACCCTCTCGGATGACTATATTAAGTTAGAGCGTTTAGCTCGTATCATTGATAATAAAGGTAAAACGAATAATTCCATTGGGACTTTAATTAATCGTTATCCTTATTTATATGACCATTGTTTGCTCAGTGACGAAAGCTCCCAAGAACACCAGCAAACGGTACGACAAATTAAACGTAAGATCGAGAAAAATTATGAAATTAATCTGTCTCGATATGTGACTTATCAGGTCAGAATGGCTCAATTGGCTAGAAGAAACGAATTGTCGTCTGAAAGCGCAGGATTGATTCAGCCGGTTAAAAATCCGACTTTGTTAAGTGATAGAGAATTGAGTAAATCACTCAAACAATATGTAGGAACGGTGGAAGGAGGTTACACTTATAAAAGTTTATCACAAAATTTTATAACTCATACCAATTTTACGCCCAATTATCAAGCGTTTAAAGATGATTTATATGAATATTTAGTTTCTTCTTTTGAGAATCGTCGAGGGAAATTTCCGCAAAAATTATACCAGATTATTCAAAATACTTTATCTGAATGTAATCGTCAAAAACCGAATGAGTTTCTGATGTTGCGGACTTCGAGTCAGCTATTAAATTATTTAGTGGTTGACAGTGCCCAAAATCCTCAGCATTATGTTTTTATTGATCTGATTACTAATATGGGGGTAACGGGGACGATTGGATTATTATTAAAATTGATTTTAATTTGTAAAAAGGTTAAGCCCTATTTAGAAAAGCGTTTTTCAATTTTGTTTAATCATTATGAAGGTTTTGCGACAGATGGCGCACCTTGGTTAGTGAAAACTTTAGAAAATCTTCAGCTTGCTTTTAGTCTGAATTTTGGTAAAGTGGATATTTCTAGTTTACAACAACTTAAGAGTCGTTGAGGTTAGGAAAAAGCGAATAGGACAAGGTAGAAAACCGTTGTTACGGTTTATTTTTGTGCGAAAAGTTAGCTCAATTGAGGGGGATTGAGGTAATATTTTCAAAACGGTAACCAGATTAACCATAAAAAATCCTTGAGCCGGATATTCTGATCTATAGAAGAACCAATTAGAGTTTTAGCGTGATAGGCAGATGATGAGGGATATTTTTATATTTTCCCTTTTATCTGCCCTTAACTCTTGTTTTTGACTTTTGGGCGATAGTAGGGGTTAATATAACTATTCCCCTACTTTTACCCTAATACTATAACAAGCACCCTCGAAAAAACCGATCTAAAACTTAATTTCCCTGACTCATTGTCCAGCCTAATCTAGTTGGTTGCTCATAAACTTTTTTAAGAGTATTAATATCCCGTACAGAAATGGGCGGCGGGTTACGAACCTGAGAAAAGTATAACGCATCGGTTTCTACGGGACTGTGCCCCCAAATACCCAAAGCATGACCTAATTCATGCCGCACTGCTGATAAGATCAATTCCTGACTTAAATTAGGACTAATTTGAATCGTCATGCGATGGCACAAAATCGGGGGATTATCTGCTCGAATATACAACTTATAATCGGTTTGGGCTGATCTGGCCCGAGGAATTTCTAATTTACCGGTTTCGGGGTTGATCTTTGCCCCCAGAGAAGGATTATCGCGCTTGATGATAATATCTGCTGATTCCTCCTGTTGAATCTCAATTAAAGGTAAATATTGATTCCACTCGGTGATCGCCTGCTTCACTAACTCTGCCCATTGCTCAAAGCGGCGCTTTGCCGCAGAATGATCACCAGAGAGGTTAGGCTGGTCCCAATACACTTTAATGGGAAACTCTGACCAAATTAAAGACCCTACAGGGGTTGATTCCATCAAAGAAAAATAATCGCCGCTATTTTGGCTATCGTTCCAGTTTTTTAGGGTAAGAGGTAAAGGATGAGCCTGTAAAGGCGGTAAAGATACCTCAGAGTCCTTAGCCTCTCCTCTTGGCAACCCGAATAAACCCACCGTAATTATGGCGATCACCAAGAAGAAGACAAGGGAATTAACAGACACAAGTCGTCTCATCCGGATGAGAAGCATTAACCACTAGGGGTACTCTCTAACCAACCTGCACTAAGGACAATGGTTAAAGCGATAAAAAGACTACTTAGAGTCCAAGTAATTTGGTTGAGGGTTTTTTCGGCTGATTTAGCGCTGGTAAACAGTTGAGCTTGTCCACCGATGCCGCCGAGTCCATCGCCTTTAGGGCTGTGTAATAATACCAGAACAATTAGCAAACCGGCACATAATGCCCAAATAATTTTAACGATCTGTACAATATTCATCTAAACGTTACCCCAAAGTTAATGATCTCATTATCCACTGCTTAGAGGGAAATTCGCACCGGTGTGCGATTGGTTTTTACATCAATCTCTGCCGGCACAATCAACGACTTACCCGTCATATTTTCGGGTTTAGGTAATTGTAAAATATCTAGGATAGTTGGGGCAATATCGGCTAACCGTCCATCATCTCGCAAGGTAACATGACCGCCATGGCCGGGGATTTTTCGTTTTTCCCCTTCTACCAAGATAAACGGTACTGGGTTAGTGGTATGAGCCGTCCAAGGATTTCCTTCTTCATCGCGCATATACTCAGCGTTTCCGTGATCAGCGATAATGATCGCCGTTCCTCCCATTTTATGGATGCTGTTTAATAACTGTCCCAGACATTGATCGACTTTTTCAATGGCTTTAGCAGCCGCTTCAATATTGCCCGTATGCCCTACCATATCCGGGTTAGCATAGTTCATCACCACTAAAGAATAAATCCCTTTTTCAATAGCGGCGCAAGCGGTATCTGTAACAGCTTGGGCAGACATTTCTGGGGCTAGATCATAAGTCGCTACCATTGGACTTTGAATTAATTCGCGATCTTCGCCTTCAAAGGGTTTTTCGAGTCCACCGTTAAAAAAGTAGGTCACGTGGGGATATTTTTCGGTTTCTGCGGTGCGGAATTGACGCAGGCCATGGTTAGCGATCACTTCTCCGAGAATGTTAGTCAGGTTTTGGGGTTCAAAGGCCACCTGAACGGGTAACTTGGGGTCGTATTGAGTAAAAGTGACAAAACTGAGGGGTTGAATCAGTTTGCGCTCAAATCCGTCAAAATTTGGCATAGTGAACGCATAACACAACTGTCTGGCGCGATCAGGACGGAAGTTATAGAAAATAATGCCATCTCCGGATTCTACTGCACCCGGAGCAACTCGAGTGGGTAGAATAAACTCATCTGTAATATCTTTCGCGTAGGAGTCTTTGAGAATTTGTAGGGCCGTTCGTCCATCTCCGGGTCCGTCTTGTGTCAGGAGATCATAAGCTTTTTTCACGCGGTCCCAACGGCGATCTCGGTCCATGGCATAATAGCGGCCACAGATAGTAGAAATCCGTCCGATGCCGATTTTATCGATATGTGCTTGAATTTGGGCAATCGCTTTTACGCCTTCGTTAGGGTTGGTATCTCGTCCATCGGTGATCGCATGAACACAGACATTTGAGATAGATTGTAATTTAGCCAAGTCTAACAATCCCAGTAAATGACACAAATGGGAATGCACACCGCCTTCTGAACACAACCCAATCAGATGTAATTTTCCCCCTCTAGCTTTTACTTCTTGACAAAGGTTCACTAATGCCGGATTGTGGAAAATAGAACCATCCTCAACGGCATCAGTAATCCTTACTAATTCTTGTGGCACAATCCGTCCGGCACCTATATTAAGGTGTCCTACTTCTGAGTTCCCCATTTGACCCTCTGGCAGTCCAACGTCTTTGCCGGAGGTACGAATCAAAGTTCTGGGATAAACTTCCCAGAGACTATCCATAATTGGGGTATTAGCAACCGCGATGGCGTTGTTTTCTGTGGCTTCTCGATAACCCCAGCCATCTAGTATAACTAGCACCACAGGAGCTATAGGTGCGTGTGCCATGATTGTTACCCTACCAGTTTTTTTGCTTTGCACATTGATGATACCATTGACTTCTTGTTAGAGTCTAATTTTTGGGTATGGATCTTTAGATTGTTCAGTTCTCCCGGTTTTTTGGCTGCCGCTCACTTTCAGGAATTTCAGACTTTTCAGCAAATTTGTCACCAAAAATGAAAACCCCCTCGGAATTTAGAGGGGATTGCTGTTTTTTCTCTTGACTCCTAGGGAACTAAGCAAGAATCCTTATAGCACCATCGGAGTAAGGTCACGCCTAATAGGAGTTTACAGGCTTCTAATATCCAATAACTCCATTGCATGGGGAGCATCACTCCACTCATGGGGTTGATGGGATCGAACTGGTTTAACTGTAGTCCTAATCCGCTCATATAAGGAGTTAGAATATAGGTATAAATTAGGGCAATGATTAACAGAAATGCTGATAGAATAATTGACCAGGTTTCGTGAGAATGAGTTAAGGTATGATGGCGGCGGAATACTAAAATCCCGCTTAAAACTACGGCAGCGCACAATAATTCGAGACGATTGAAAACCCCAAAAATGAGATAACCAGCACTAGCAAATCCTTTAGTAGCCATCATTCCCGATGCTGATAAACCGGGCATGATCACTAAATCGAGAACAATACTGGCACTGAGCCAAAATCCTAAGACGAACATCACTAGGATAGGCCAATTAATTTGGTTTAAGCCCCGTTCAGAATATGTATTCATAAATGTCCTTACGATGCTTTTCTACTTTTTTATTTTACGATTTTTCCAGACAGAGCTTAACAGCTATTCTCGATTTTGATACGTAACTTTACAATGTAAGAGAATGTCATACTAAATTTTTGTCTTTTTTGTTAAGCTTTGTAAATAAAATTAGACAAAAAACTGATAAGGTGGTAATCAGGGAGTATTGCTCAAAGAAGTATTTATGTTATCTTCTAAAAAAGTAAAAGTCCATTACAGTTGATCAAAAGTCCATTACAGTTGATCAAATGAGAGGAAAATTATGTTAAAAAATCTAGATAGAATTACCTTCGATCCAAAAATCATGGCAGGAAAAGCTTGTATTAGAGGAATGCGTGTGCCAGTTTCTTTAATCGTTAATTTAGTAGCCAATGGAAAATCTGAAGCCGAAATTATTGAAGACTATCCTTATATTGAACCTGAAGATATTAGACAATCACTCCTCTATGCGGCTTGGTTAACTGAAGAACGAGTAATTCCCTTAAAACCTATTAATGAAGGCAACTTAGTCAAATGAAATTTTTAGCTGATATGGGGATTTCTCCTCGTACT is from Gloeothece verrucosa PCC 7822 and encodes:
- the psaK gene encoding photosystem I reaction center subunit PsaK, yielding MSSMLLFAAVSNVPTTTPWNFSIALIMIFANLFAFIVGYFAIQKTGQGPSLPLPQLASKKSFGLPELLATASFGHILGAGIILGLSSSGIL
- the coaD gene encoding pantetheine-phosphate adenylyltransferase, with translation MIAIYPGSFDPITLGHLDIITRGGQLFERVIVTVSCNPNKNPLFPVEKRVEQIRQCTQHLTNVEVDSFTGLTVEYAKLRKANVLLRGLRVLSDFEKELQMAHTNVTLWDGIETVFLATAKEYSFLSSSIVKEIAKFGGSVSHLVPENVARDIALYYS
- a CDS encoding Tic20 family protein — encoded protein: MTTPATAEVKDRILSALVYILPLIYALPFGISLLKQIPFLGLIYLPLSPLISLYYSLPFGGLIIFFVLFFAVVRNERVNRFIRFNTLQAILIDIALILCSLILQFLGQILVDNSLFILTLNNTIFLGTLTACIFGIIQSGRGLYPEIPAISEAVYSQLPW
- the arcC gene encoding carbamate kinase — translated: MRVVIALGGNALLKRGQPLEAEVQRQNIQTAAAVIAEIAENHTVVVTHGNGPQVGLLALQAEAYKGVNPYPLDVLDAQTEGMIGYLLEQELRNHLKDRQVVTLLTQIAVDPHDSAFSQPTKPIGPVYLKTEAQQLAAQRGWAICADGDGYRRVVPSPEPKQILELATIRLLVEVGALVVCAGGGGIPVMITPGGAIGGIEAVIDKDLAAALLAINLKADALLLLTDVEGVYHHWGTPEAQLLREVTSTALRQEHFAAGSMGPKVEAACRFVEATGGYAGIGKLEDGAEILNGQRGTRVQIGGYGARNYDSP
- a CDS encoding cyclic 2,3-diphosphoglycerate synthase, with protein sequence MNNKPMRKRLIIMGAAGRDFHNFNQVYRDNPLVEVVAFTAAQISGIAKRRYPPCLAGSLYADGIPIFEESELENLIKREKIDQVVFSYSDLTHAEVMHLASRSLSAGADFLLLGPERTMLSAQVPVIAVSAVRTGCGKSQTARWLSKLLRHQGLKVAVIRHPMPYGSLEKQMVQHFATHEDLNSANCTIEEREEYEPHIDMGNIVYAGVDYGLIIEQAASEADIILWDGGNNDFPFIRPDLHLVLVDPLRPGDETTHHPGEVVLRMADIVVIAKVDSAADADIQKVQEAVQMVNPKATIVRAASPIALEDPEAVRDRRVLVVEDGPTTTHGGMAYGAGYVAATRAAAKEIINPRIYAVPEIAEVYHAYPHIGRVLPAMGYSATQLKALEETINRAEADVVVAATPSNLVNLIQVNKPIIRAHYEFAEVGQPKLSNLVEQFLIRQALMGRELCALS
- a CDS encoding UDP-N-acetylmuramoyl-tripeptide--D-alanyl-D-alanine ligase, yielding MLSQISLKQLSNILELPETNLLAIFSEKTVTGITTDSREISDGEIFVALRGKNFDGYEFTEIAVEKGAIAIIVDREVPVIASKNIPQFIVKDTLNAYQKIAHWWRNQLTIPVIAVTGSVGKTTTKELIAAVLSQRGKVHKTRANYNNEIGVPKTLLELDKSHDYAVIEMAMRAKGEIALLTEIARPTLGIITNVGTAHIGRLGSTEAIAAAKCELLEQMSPDTIAILNHDNPLLIETAHKVWQGETLTYGLEGGDLVGQLIDAQTLRVEGINFPLPIPGRHNALNYLAALAVAKVLNLDWTPLTEGLTVNLPSGRSRRHQLPNDVLLLDETYNAGLESMIAALELLKQTPGQRHIAVLGTMKELGDHSPQFHRQVGETVKRLNIDHLLVLTDDPQAQEIAVGADGVTTQCWQTHQALVQQLQEMIKPGDRILFKASNSVGLNRVVESLLNDQPV
- a CDS encoding peptidase, whose product is MLLIRMRRLVSVNSLVFFLVIAIITVGLFGLPRGEAKDSEVSLPPLQAHPLPLTLKNWNDSQNSGDYFSLMESTPVGSLIWSEFPIKVYWDQPNLSGDHSAAKRRFEQWAELVKQAITEWNQYLPLIEIQQEESADIIIKRDNPSLGAKINPETGKLEIPRARSAQTDYKLYIRADNPPILCHRMTIQISPNLSQELILSAVRHELGHALGIWGHSPVETDALYFSQVRNPPPISVRDINTLKKVYEQPTRLGWTMSQGN
- the secG gene encoding preprotein translocase subunit SecG, with product MNIVQIVKIIWALCAGLLIVLVLLHSPKGDGLGGIGGQAQLFTSAKSAEKTLNQITWTLSSLFIALTIVLSAGWLESTPSG
- the gpmI gene encoding 2,3-bisphosphoglycerate-independent phosphoglycerate mutase, encoding MAHAPIAPVVLVILDGWGYREATENNAIAVANTPIMDSLWEVYPRTLIRTSGKDVGLPEGQMGNSEVGHLNIGAGRIVPQELVRITDAVEDGSIFHNPALVNLCQEVKARGGKLHLIGLCSEGGVHSHLCHLLGLLDLAKLQSISNVCVHAITDGRDTNPNEGVKAIAQIQAHIDKIGIGRISTICGRYYAMDRDRRWDRVKKAYDLLTQDGPGDGRTALQILKDSYAKDITDEFILPTRVAPGAVESGDGIIFYNFRPDRARQLCYAFTMPNFDGFERKLIQPLSFVTFTQYDPKLPVQVAFEPQNLTNILGEVIANHGLRQFRTAETEKYPHVTYFFNGGLEKPFEGEDRELIQSPMVATYDLAPEMSAQAVTDTACAAIEKGIYSLVVMNYANPDMVGHTGNIEAAAKAIEKVDQCLGQLLNSIHKMGGTAIIIADHGNAEYMRDEEGNPWTAHTTNPVPFILVEGEKRKIPGHGGHVTLRDDGRLADIAPTILDILQLPKPENMTGKSLIVPAEIDVKTNRTPVRISL